Genomic segment of Candidatus Binatia bacterium:
CCAGATCCAGATCATGTTGCGTCAGCGGGAGTCCTCAGCGGAACCAATCGCACGGCCGAACAAGGCGCGCCTCTCAGGCAGCTTCGACGCCTACGTCTACGTCCGGGATGTCGACGAACTCCATAAAGAGTTCAAGGAGCGCGGTGCAAACATCCTCTACGAACCGTGCGACCAACCGCACCAATGCCGTGAGTTCGAGGTGGAGGATCCGA
This window contains:
- a CDS encoding VOC family protein, with protein sequence MTNKEQMSQVNPYFLVDDVPASAAYYRDVLGFHFDRFWGDPSSFVMVRRDQIQIMLRQRESSAEPIARPNKARLSGSFDAYVYVRDVDELHKEFKERGANILYEPCDQPHQCREFEVEDPNGYVLCFGQDLLTS